From Tripterygium wilfordii isolate XIE 37 chromosome 13, ASM1340144v1, whole genome shotgun sequence, the proteins below share one genomic window:
- the LOC120012575 gene encoding protein ALP1-like has translation MNSSSSSSSSDDDDGVDLSQILLLHFLKRQFEDRGSISRSRRNMQCRTCTLTGRDWVADVLQGHPVRCHEAFRMPVEVFHALCGVLRDDYGLIGSDNVGILEMVAMFVSILGHAQANRDIQERFQHSGETISRLFHKVLLAVLKLSKDIIQPRGNSLHEKPRYIREHSKISYRICFKDCIGALDGTHISTMVGPENRQRYIGRKGVATQNVLAVCDFDMMYTYISAGWEGSAHDSRVLEHSLRVERMKFPKPPRGKYYLVDAGYANKTGFLAPYKGERYHVPVFQNGAPASGPREVFNKAHARLRNVIERTFGVTKKKWRILNAMTSYDIKVQAMIVIACMAFHNFIRIHAVNDVDFNDIGSTSTGGDHSVSDPVHEVTDNGVDEYLVIDDANMAQFRDMLADQLSSAI, from the exons ATGaattcaagttcaagttcaagttctagtgatgatgatgacgGTGTTGACCTATCACAGATTTTGTTACTTCATTTCCTCAAGCGCCAGTTTGAGGATAGAGGGTCGATTTCCCGGTCACGAAGAAATATGCAATGTAGAACCTGTACCTTAACAGGCCGTGATTGGGTGGCAGATGTACTTCAAGGTCATCCAGTTCGTTGTCATGAAGCATTTCGAATGCCGGTTGAGGTATTCCATGCTTTATGTGGAGTTTTACGGGATGATTACGGATTGATTGGGTCTGATAATGTTGGCATTCTGGAGATGGTAGCGATGTTCGTATCAATCTTGGGTCATGCTCAAGCAAATAGGGATATACAAGAGAGGTTTCAACACTCGGGGGAGACAATCAGTCGCCTTTTCCACAAGGTATTGCTAGCAGTATTGAAACTATCTAAGGATATCATTCAACCTAGGGGCAACTCATTGCATGAAAAGCCAAGGTATATAAGGGAGCATTCCAAAATTTCATATCGTATATGTTTCAAGGATTGCATTGGGGCACTGGATGGGACTCATATTTCGACAATGGTCGGACCAGAAAATAGACAAAGATATATTGGGAGAAAAGGAGTTGCCACCCAGAATGTTTTAGCTGTGTGTGATTTCGACATGATGTACACTTATATATCGGCAGGATGGGAGGGATCGGCTCATGATAGTAGGGTACTGGAACATTCTCTGCGTGTTGAGCGTATGAAGTTCCCAAAACCGCCACGAG gaaaatattacttggttgatgcCGGATATGCAAACAAGACAGGCTTCCTTGCACCATACAAGGGCGAGAGGTATCATGTTCCTGTATTTCAGAATGGAGCACCCGCTTCAGGACCACGTGAAGTATTCAATAAGGCACATGCTCGGCTAAGGAATGTCATCGAACGAACATTCGGAGTGACAAAGAAGAAATGGCGGATCCTGAATGCAATGACTTCGTATGACATTAAGGTACAGGCGATGATTGTGATAGCATGCATggcatttcacaattttataCGCATCCATGCTGTCAATGACGTTGATTTCAATGACATTGGTTCTACGTCTACTGGGGGCGATCATTCGGTGTCGGATCCTGTCCATGAAGTTACGGATAATGGAGTTGATGAAtatttggtcattgatgatgcTAACATGGCTCAGTTTCGTGATATGCTTGCCGATCAACTATCTAGCGCaatatga
- the LOC120012016 gene encoding short-chain dehydrogenase RED1-like: MDDSYGKQVVLITGCTQGGIGHALAKEFAANDCLVVATSRSLASMEDLREDSRFFLQELDVLSEESLQRVVSNVLEKYGRIDVLVNNAGVQCVGPLAELPLSALEQTFSTNVYGPMRLVQAVVPHMASRRKGKVVNVGSIIALASSPWAGAYNASKAAMHALTDTLRLELRPLGIHVINVVPGGISSNIGDSAITRYNQMPEWKLYKPFEAAIKERAYFSQGTKCTPSEEFAKKTVAVVLQANPPAWFSYGQGSTRLAIMYHLPLFIRDFIYRRVFKC, from the exons ATGGACGACTCTTATGGCAAACAAGTGGTGTTGATAACAGGCTGCACACAGGGAGGCATCGGACACGCCCTGGCCAAAGAATTTGCTGCTAATGACTGCCTTGTTGTTGCCACCAGCAGGTCCTTGGCCTCCATGGAAGACCTTCGGGAAGACTCCAGGTTCTTCCTTCAAGAACTCGATGTTCTGTCAGAGGAGAGCTTGCAGCGAGTTGTCTCAAATGTTCTGGAAAAGTATGGAAGAATCGATGTGCTGGTTAATAATGCTGGCGTTCAGTGTGTTGGTCCTCTAGCCGAGCTTCCTTTATCTGCGCTGGAGCAGACCTTCAGTACTAATGTTTATG GTCCTATGAGGTTAGTTCAAGCTGTTGTTCCTCACATGGCATCTAGGAGAAAGGGAAAAGTCGTAAATGTTGGAAGTATTATTGCTCTGGCCTCTTCTCCATGGGCTGGTGCCTACAATGCTTCCAAAGCTGCAATGCATGCTCTGACTGATACCTTGAG ATTGGAACTTAGGCCTTTGGGGATTCATGTTATCAACGTTGTCCCAGGAGGTATTAGCTCAAACATCGGTGATTCTGCCATAACCCGTTACAACCAGATGCCAGAGTGGAAGTTATACAAGCCATTTGAAGCAGCAATAAAAGAGAGAGCCTATTTTTCTCAAGGAACAAAGTGCACCCCCTCAGAAGAGTTTGCAAAGAAGACTGTAGCTGTGGTGCTGCAAGCGAACCCGCCAGCATGGTTTTCCTATGGCCAAGGTTCAACCAGGCTGGCTATCATGTACCATCTGCCTCTTTTTATCAGAGATTTTATCTATAGGCGTGTATTTAAATGCTGA
- the LOC120012745 gene encoding MICOS complex subunit MIC60: MLRRSILNLSSRRSVGRIPRQIASQQIPPFTSFQRDFSTPSKKNASPRPGTSSNPPEYGGDSPNIFLRHPIVGAAAGVVIATALATYQFGFLDQYLHKENHIKLEPANLGVDHENAKEAQDLTEAVSLTGEDLNRISPETDHPELKVETHTDLPHHETDPQIKTDGDLPHPEASSERKGGESTHVQDKSDVKNGDRIVHDQDKEFPEHSHSNVVSNDQGVDSVPHGGNIDVESSESKTSLGSNEDVQVPSLHNGASAASETDEAKTMPPPQITAEDRQENALNESIEPPSSLLDAYRLREKADESTTISLNEQGTGEYKHLPQEGEAFVSATKDMNDGYISKDGKLVLDFLQAIHAAEERQAEMDARAFAEEKRALKEKYERELRDSRARELMRMEETALLEKELKREKMKAVAAIKSLQEKMEEQRKKELEQKESEAELKLKELQELAKAELAAAITSEKAAQIERMAEANLNINALCMAFYARSEEARQSHSVHKLALATLALDDALSKGLPIQREVNSLHTYLEGVDRDSILDLVLSSLPEEMQQCGTDTILQLNRKFNDLKGMLQHFSLIPPGGGGILAHSLAHIASWLKVREVDQSGDGIESVINRVESYLTEGKLAEAADALEEGVKGSQAEEIVGDWVRRVRNRAIAEQALTLLQSYATCISLT, encoded by the exons ATGTTGCGAAG ATCGATTCTGAATTTATCGTCTCGAAGGTCCGTTGGGAGGATCCCCCGCCAGATTGCATCTCAG CAAATACCCCCATTTACCTCTTTTCAGAGAGACTTTTCAACTCCCTCCAAGAAAAATGCATCCCCAAGACCTGGGACATCTAGCAATCCCCCTGAATATGGGGGGGATTCTCCAAATATTTTCCTTCGACATCCTATAGTTGGTGCAGCTGCTGGTGTAGTTATTGCTACTGCCTTGGCAACTTACCAATTTGGCTTCTTAGACCAATATCTTCATAAAGAGAATCACATTAAGCTTGAGCCGGCTAATTTGGGTGTTGATCATGAAAATGCTAAGGAAGCCCAAGATTTAACTGAAGCAGTGTCCCTAACTGGGGAAGACCTCAACAGGATAAGTCCTGAGACAGACCATCCTGAACTGAAAGTTGAAACTCATACAGATCTACCTCATCATGAAACTGATCCTCAAATCAAAACTGATGGGGATCTCCCTCATCCTGAAGCTTCAAGTGAAAGAAAAGGCGGAGAGAGCACTCATGTGCAAGATAAATCAGATGTAAAGAACGGAGATCGCATAGTCCATGATCAGGATAAAGAATTCCCAGAACACTCTCACAGCAATGTTGTCTCTAATGATCAAGGTGTAGATTCAGTACCACATGGAGGAAATATTGACGTGGAAAGCTCAGAATCAAAAACTAGTTTGGGGTCAAATGAGGATGTTCAAGTTCCATCACTTCATAATGGGGCTAGCGCAGCTTCGGAAACGGATGAGGCGAAGACAATGCCACCACCGCAGATTACTGCTGAAGACAGACAAGAG AATGCACTAAATGAGAGCATAGAACCCCCAAGTTCTCTCCTAGATGCATATCGTTTGAGAGAGAAGGCTGATGAAAGCACCACAATTTCTCTGAATGAACAGGGTACTGGTGAATACAAGCATCTTCCACAAGAAGGAGAG GCCTTCGTTAGTGCTACAAAGGACATGAATGATGGTTACATATCCAAGGATGGGAAATTGGTTCTTGATTTTTTGCAGGCCATTCATGCTGCTGAAGAAAGGCAAGCGGAGATGGATGCACGTGCTTTTGCTGAAGAGAAACGAGCTTTAAAG GAGAAGTATGAGAGGGAATTAAGGGATTCCAGAGCAAGGGAACTTATGCGTATGGAAGAGACAGCACTTTTGGAAAAG GaactaaaaagagaaaaaatgaaagCAGTAGCTGCTATCAAGTCACTTCAAGAGAAGATGGAAGAGCAACGCAAGAAGGAACTAGAACAGAAG GAAAGTGAAGCGGAATTGAAGTTGAAGGAACTTCAGGAGTTGGCAAAAGCAGAATTGGCTGCTGCAATTACAAGTGAGAAAGCAGCACAGATTGAAAGAATGGCGGAAGCAAATCTCAAT ATAAATGCCTTGTGCATGGCATTCTACGCGCGATCTGAAGAGGCTCGTCAGAGTCACTCTGTGCACAAGCTTGCTTTG GCAACACTTGCTCTGGATGATGCGCTTTCGAAAGGACTACCAATTCAGAGGGAAGTAAATTCTTTGCACACCTATCTAGAGGGTGTTGACAGAGACTCAATTTTAGATTTGGTATTGTCATCCCTTCCTGAAGAAATGCAGCAATGTGGCACTGATACGATACTTCAGTTGAACCGTAAG TTCAACGACTTGAAAGGGATGCTACAGCACTTCAGCCTAATTCCACCAGGTGGCGGCGGCATCTTGGCACATTCGTTAGCGCATATTGCATCATGGTTAAAG GTTAGGGAAGTTGACCAATCTGGTGATGGAATTGAATCCGTTATCAATAGAGTTGAGAGTTACTTAACTGAGGGAAAACTGGCTGAAGCAGCTGATGCCCTTGAAGAAGGTGTCAAAGGCAGCCAAGCCGAGGAAATAGTAGGTGATTGGGTGAGGCGAGTAAGGAATAGAGCAATCGCAGAGCAAGCTCTAACGTTGCTCCAATCTTATGCTACTTGCATCAGCCTTACTTGA
- the LOC120012746 gene encoding 18S rRNA aminocarboxypropyltransferase yields the protein MGHSKTRRFKTSHSNRGQTSRCDQLTREDESLPSGQGTEEEPTAPKIQLAMWDFGQCDAKRCTGRKLSRFGMLKELRVNNGFGGIVLSPVGSQCVSKEDHSLMKRKGLAVVDCSWARLDDVPFVKLRCAAPRLLPWLVAANPVKYGRPCELSCVEALSAALLICGEEETANMLLGKFKWGHAFLSLNGDLLKAYSQCESSADVISFQNNWLSQQSQVPKALADIKEVDATENQDSDGDSDDGLPPLERNTNHLNLQDREVDTSEGSDDDSEDGLPPLERNMNHLNLHESDEESE from the exons ATGGGTCACAGTAAGACGAGACGATTCAAAACCAGCCACTCCAATCGCGGGCAGACCAGTAGATGCGATCAGCTTACACG TGAAGATGAGTCTCTCCCGTCTGGTCAAG GAACTGAAGAAGAGCCTACAGCTCCAAAAATTCAGCTCGCAATGTGG GATTTTGGACAATGTGATgcaaaaaggtgcacgggacgCAAACTTTCAAGATTCGGCATGTTGAAA GAATTGCGGGTGAATAATGGTTTTGGCGGCATTGTTTTAAG CCCTGTTGGGAGTCAATGTGTCTCTAAAGAAGATCATAGCTTGATGAAGAGAAAAGGATTAGCTGTAGTGGACTGTTCATGGGCACGCCTGGACGATGTACCATTTGTGAAGCTGCGTTGTGCTGCTCCTCGCTTGT TGCCATGGCTGGTAGCAGCAAATCCAGTAAAATATGGCCGGCCTTGTGAGCTATCTTGTGTAGAGGCTCTTTCTGCAGCTTTACTGATATG TGGGGAGGAGGAAACTGCAAACATGCTGCTAGGCAAGTTCAAGTGGGGTCATGCTTTTCTGTCCCTTAACGG GGATCTTCTAAAGGCATATTCTCAGTGTGAAAGCAGTGCTGATGTCATTTCCTTCCAAAATAATTGGCTTTCTCAACAAAGTCAGGTTCCAAAGGCTCTCGCAGACATTAAAG AAGTGGACGCTACAGAGAATCAGGATTCTGATGGTGATTCTGACGATGGTCTTCCACCCCTTGAAAGGAATACAAATCATTTGAACCTGCAAGACAGGGAAGTAGACACCAGTGAGGGTTCTGATGATGATTCTGAAGATGGTCTTCCACCACTCGAAAGGAATATGAATCATTTGAACTTGCATGAAAGTGATGAAGAAAGCGAGTAG
- the LOC120013388 gene encoding LOW QUALITY PROTEIN: apoptotic chromatin condensation inducer in the nucleus-like (The sequence of the model RefSeq protein was modified relative to this genomic sequence to represent the inferred CDS: inserted 1 base in 1 codon; substituted 1 base at 1 genomic stop codon), translated as MSSQYPILYNRQIDQWKVIELKEELKRRKLTTWGLKDDLIKRLAEALCIEREDAAKEVDGGFHLDLNPVVDVKNPELVSVVTETVKGPVDDVTVQVKVNDGAPTXGSRNFRRRCAAASIEFSRVKEKKIPDHATGLETSNLVTETVVTKVALNGQDMPNFATHGDNGNINIQLENEDPTPLNEDPKSRLENEDSKSQLENEDSKSQLENEDPKPQLENEDPKPPHEDPMLHSSAAPNYQVSEVSPLLRSPVNSDSVSTDSVSINEKIELKDNIIDDNVKLELDVVKPEMEGPSSSNLVAVSGESHPMDVEESHEKQASVEQKDDSNAANEDSIRKNDSAHVGXLEKLNLDRSSGDDSMEDDALETKQIDSKCNDDELGDKSAKNELPVKEESIVDVVGDDLSAAKNDILAESRIHPAMPAEKRKLDDQEAGGNAEPLKRQHRWKSESLKVPEIQGSNPTLTTTPKDAFQSPGLKRNFSRSDSSVSEDAPKERVVPPSPKPPTNSLRIDRFLRPFTLKAVQELLGKTGQVTDFWMDHIKTHCYVTYSSVEEAVETRNAVYNLKWPYNGGRLLVAEFVDPQEVKIRVEAPQGPPHAPAVSVNIASPPAAITPQPSPSSHQRVSRKQLPSPPPILPPPPPLSNPLPVRERLTVPQLSEKVDPPIVTLDDLFRKTKATPWIYYLPLSEEQVALKIAARSRATER; from the exons ATGTCGTCGCAATACCCGATTCTTTACAATCGTCAAATCGATCAATGGAAGGTCATAGAGTTGAAGGAAGAGCTTAAGAGACGAAAACTAACTACCTGGGGTTTGAAGGACGATTTGATTAAACGTTTGGCTGAAGCACTTTGCATTGAGAGGGAAGATGCTGCAAAGGAAGTTGATGGTGGTTTCCATTTGGATCTCAATCCCGTAGTTGATGTGAAAAATCCAGAATTAGTATCAGTTGTTACTGAAACAGTCAAGGGTCCGGTGGACGATGTTACTGTTCAGGTCAAGGTCAATGATGGTGCTCCAA GTGGTTCAAGGAATTTTCGAAGAAGGTGCGCAGCAGCTAGTATTGAATTTTCTAGggtgaaagaaaagaagattccTGATCATGCAACTGGGTTGGAAACTAGCAATCTAGTTACTGAAACTGTTGTTACAAAAGTAGCATTGAATGGGCAAGATATGCCAAACTTTGCAACTCATGGGGATAATGGGAATATTAATATTCAGCTGGAGAATGAAGATCCCACACCCCTGAATGAAGATCCAAAATCCCGGCTGGAGAATGAGGATTCAAAGTCTCAGCTGGAGAATGAGGATTCAAAGTCTCAGCTGGAGAATGAGGATCCAAAGCCCCAGCTGGAGAATGAGGATCCAAAGCCTCCTCACGAGGATCCAATGCTTCATTCTTCTGCTGCTCCAAACTACCAGGTATCTGAGGTCAGCCCCCTTTTGAGGTCTCCAGTAAATTCTGATTCTGTTTCTACTGATTCTGTGTCAATTAATGAAAAAATTGAACTAAAGGATAATATAATTGATGATAATGTTAAATTAGAACTAGATGTTGTTAAGCCTGAGATGGAGGGACCATCATCCAGCAATCTTGTTGCAGTTAGTGGCGAATCACATCCAATGGATGTGGAAGAGTCACATGAGAAGCAGGCATCTGTCGAACAGAAAGATGACAGCAATGCTGCAAATGAAGACAGCATCAGAAAAAATGATAGTGCACATGTAGGGTAATTGGAAAAGTTAAATTTGGACAGAAGCTCTGGTGATGACTCTATGGAGGATGATGCACTAGAAACTAAGCAAATTGATTCGAAGTGTAATGATGATGAGTTGGGGGACAAGAGTGCGAAAAATGAATTGCCGGTTAAGGAAGAAAGTATTGTTGATGTTGTTGGAGATGACTTATCTGCAGCCAAAAATGATATCCTTGCTGAGAGTAGGATTCATCCTGCCATGCCTGCTGAGAAAAGGAAACTTGATG ACCAAGAAGCAGGTGGGAACGCAGAACCTCTGAAGAGGCAACACAGATGGAAATCTGAGAGCCTTAAAGTTCCTGAAATTCAAGGGTCCAATCCAACGCTCACCACCACACCTAAAGACGCATTTCAATCTCCTGGTCTTAAGCGCAATTTCTCTAGATCCGACTCTTCTGTTAGCGAGGATGCTCCAAAGGAACGTGTTG TTCCACCATCACCAAAACCTCCTACAAATTCTCTTAGGATTGATCGTTTTCTGCGACCTTTTACCCTCAAAGCTGTCCAAGAGCTACTGGGTAAAACTGGGCAAGTTACAGATTTCTGGATGGACCACATTAAGACCCATTGTTATGTTACT TATTCTTCAGTGGAAGAAGCTGTGGAGACACGGAATGCTGTTTATAACCTAAAATGGCCTTATAATGGTGGACGCCTTCTAGTGGCTGAGTTTGTTGACCCTCAAGAAGTGAAAATTCGAGTGGAGGCTCCTCAAGGTCCTCCACATGCCCCAgctgtatctgtcaatattgcTTCTCCTCCAGCTGCAATTACGCCACAGCCATCACCGTCCTCCCATCAACGGGTTTCTAGGAAGCAGCTTCCTTCTCCCCCACCTATCCTCCCGCCTCCTCCACCACTCTCTAACCCGCTTCCAGTTAGAGAGCGTCTCACTGTTCCTCAACTGTCAGAGAAGGTCGATCCACCGATTGTAACTTTGGATGATCTCTTTAGGAAAACAAAAGCAACTCCATGGATTTACTATCTACCACTGTCAGAAGAACAAGTTGCCCTAAAAATTGCAGCACGCAGCAGAGCCACCGAACGGTAG
- the LOC120012164 gene encoding mitochondrial intermembrane space import and assembly protein 40 homolog, with protein MGQAQSEVAADQTQSEQSSAASSVTPRNSQAATSMESLIAEAVAYGNEADESLDAKAQKALECPCIADLRNGPCGVQFSEAFLCFLKSTADEKGSDCVHPFVALQDCIKANPNAFSEDVLEDDEDRKKEEPTEEYKINPPSWAKDRPSSKSKL; from the exons ATGGGTCAAGCTCAAAGTGAGGTGGCGGCGGATCAAACTCAAAGCGAACAATCATCTGCAGCTTCCTCTGTTACACCGCGCAACTCTCAAGCTGCTACCTCCATGGAGTCTCTTATTGCag AAGCGGTCGCCTATGGCAATGAAGCTGATGAG TCTCTTGATGCAAAGGCTCAGAAAGCATTGGAATGCCCTTGCATAGCTGACTTGCGTAATGGCCCTTGTGGGGTTCAGTTTTCAGAGGCgtttctctgttttcttaaGAGTACAGCAGATGAGAAG GGCTCAGACTGTGTGCATCCATTTGTGGCTTTGCaagattgtataaaagctaaTCCCAATGCATTTTCAGAAGACGTCTTAGAAGACGATGAAGATAGAAAAAAGGAAGAGCCAACCGAAGAATACAAAATCAACCCTCCCTCGTGGGCTAAGGACCGTCCAAGTTCAAAGTCCAAGCTTTAG